The following proteins are encoded in a genomic region of Procambarus clarkii isolate CNS0578487 chromosome 23, FALCON_Pclarkii_2.0, whole genome shotgun sequence:
- the LOC123763972 gene encoding protein Asterix-like, with the protein MQTSNNSSDPWRVDKIVRYKPSAQGTPGAPGEDPTTDYMNVLGMIFSMCGLMMRLKWCAWVALYCSCISFANSRVNDDTKQMLSSFMLSISAVVMSYLQNPQPMQPVLLKRTSLLAVCPYGRIWT; encoded by the exons ATGCAGACGTCAAACAACAGCTCTGACCCATGGAGAGTGGATAAGATTGTTAG GTACAAACCATCAGCACAAGGGACTCCAGGGGCCCCTGGTGAAGATCCAACTACTGACTACATGAATGTACTAGGCATGATCTTCAGCATGTGTGGTCTAATGATGAGA TTGAAGTGGTGTGCTTGGGTTGCGCTATACTGCTCCTGCATCAGCTTTGCCAACTCGAGAGTCAATGACGATACGAAACAAATGCTCAGCAGCTTCAT GTTGTCCATTTCTGCAGTTGTGATGTCCTACCTTCAAAACCCACAGccaatgcaacctgtcctcttaaaaagaacgtcgcttttggccgtttgcccgtatggccgaatttggacgtaa